The sequence AGTAGCCGTTACTGCTGATAAAGCGGTCCATGGCTACCACTTTTCCGGAAAAGATCCCCGTAGAAGCCTCTGGCCAGCCGCTGATGACGATCGCAGGCCAGCCGTCAAAGCGTAGTCGTACCTTTTCGTTCTCCTGAACCAGCGGTAGATCGCGTGGGCGGACATACACTTCCACGGCCAGGTCATAGCGCTCTGGCACGATGGTCATGATATCGGTACCTTCTTTGATCATTTCCCCAATCCCTTTGGTCACGGTTTTGGTAATATAGCCTGATTGGGGGGCGGTGATAAAGTAACGTTCCCTTCTTTCGGTATAATTGCGCAGTTGATTCCGAAGTTTGGAAGCATCTGCCTGTGTGCCCAATTTGGAGGAAAGGGCCGTTTGGATATCCGATTGTACCTTGGAAAGCTTGTCCCGGTACTCCCGCTCAGTGGAGGAAATCTGCAGGTCCAGGTTGAGCAGCTCGTTACGTTGGTTGGTGAGTTTGTTCTCTTGGACGGTCACCTTTGCCCTTGTTTCCTGTACCTTCAGCTCCTTTTCCTGCAGCTCGGTAAGGGACTTAAGGCCTTTGGCGTGCAGCTCGGTGGTACGCTGCAGCTGGTTTTCGGCAATGGAAAGGTTAGTCTTGAAAGCCACCAGGTCCATGCTGTCCATTTCCACCTTGTTCTTGGCCTGAAGGATCTTATTGTCCAGCTGGCGCAATTTGAATTCCAGCGCTTCCTGGACCGCTTGGTATTGCGACCTCAGCGCCCCAACTTTCATCTCATAGGAATCCGCACTTTGGGTCTTGGCGTTCAGCTGTTCTTCGGTACGCTCCAAGAGGTTGGG comes from Echinicola vietnamensis DSM 17526 and encodes:
- a CDS encoding HlyD family secretion protein; amino-acid sequence: MLNISENSIHNYIKKKDFKVFKVLEDAKPFQFSRRTFLIIFIVFVAAMFLPWTQNIQTDGYVTTRSPEQRPQSIQSVISGRLERWYVKEGDFVQQGDTLVFISDAKSEYFDPNLLERTEEQLNAKTQSADSYEMKVGALRSQYQAVQEALEFKLRQLDNKILQAKNKVEMDSMDLVAFKTNLSIAENQLQRTTELHAKGLKSLTELQEKELKVQETRAKVTVQENKLTNQRNELLNLDLQISSTEREYRDKLSKVQSDIQTALSSKLGTQADASKLRNQLRNYTERRERYFITAPQSGYITKTVTKGIGEMIKEGTDIMTIVPERYDLAVEVYVRPRDLPLVQENEKVRLRFDGWPAIVISGWPEASTGIFSGKVVAMDRFISSNGYYRLLVTPDPEERKWPERLSIGTGARAFLLLNDVPLWYEIWRQLNGFPTDYYSEEKANPKAIKLKAPLKSVK